Proteins encoded in a region of the Mycolicibacterium duvalii genome:
- a CDS encoding class I SAM-dependent methyltransferase, which translates to MPPARPVGAITRGTTGHNRLRRSDRWLVHSSRVRTALQAGRDPLVVDLGYGAKPITTLELATRLREVRADVRVVGLEIDPDRVRAAQEASTTPGVDFALGGFELAGHRPLLVRAFNVLRQYPVDAVPDAWAQMQRRLAPGGLIVDGTCDELGRRCCWVLLDANAPVSLTLACDPFAIERPSDLAERLPKALIHHNVEGQPVHALLSAADQAWATVAGHGVFGPRARWRAMTEVLAGQGVPVATPRRSIRDAVLTVPWSSVAPVG; encoded by the coding sequence ATGCCACCTGCGCGCCCCGTCGGTGCGATCACGCGGGGCACCACCGGCCACAATCGATTGCGCCGCAGCGATCGCTGGCTGGTGCACTCTTCCCGGGTCCGCACCGCTTTGCAGGCCGGCCGCGATCCGCTGGTGGTCGATCTGGGTTACGGCGCCAAGCCGATCACCACCCTCGAGCTCGCGACCCGCCTGCGTGAGGTTCGCGCCGACGTCCGCGTCGTCGGGCTGGAGATCGACCCGGACCGGGTGCGGGCCGCGCAGGAGGCGTCCACCACACCCGGGGTCGACTTCGCGCTCGGCGGTTTCGAGTTGGCCGGGCACCGCCCGCTGCTGGTGCGTGCGTTCAACGTGCTGCGCCAGTATCCCGTCGACGCCGTGCCCGACGCGTGGGCGCAGATGCAACGGCGCCTGGCGCCGGGCGGCCTGATCGTCGACGGCACGTGCGACGAGCTGGGCCGCCGGTGCTGCTGGGTGCTGCTCGACGCCAACGCGCCGGTCAGCCTCACGCTGGCCTGCGATCCGTTCGCCATCGAACGGCCCTCCGACCTGGCCGAACGTCTGCCCAAGGCGCTGATCCACCACAACGTCGAGGGCCAGCCCGTCCACGCGCTGCTGAGCGCCGCCGATCAGGCCTGGGCCACGGTGGCCGGTCACGGGGTTTTCGGACCGCGCGCCCGGTGGCGAGCGATGACCGAAGTCCTTGCCGGGCAGGGTGTTCCGGTGGCCACGCCGCGGCGCAGCATCCGGGACGCCGTGCTGACGGTGCCGTGGTCGTCGGTGGCGCCGGTCGGCTGA
- a CDS encoding DUF2599 domain-containing protein, protein MRRAVLAAVAAAGVLPVVLAPSAAATPAGSPPPYVDHVEWAKWGDLSSLRVYPTPAGRDTSGRPGAAPAGEQAWAEVLTLSPDAEIPGMKEQFFCHWKFAEIFEPGKTSWNLEPWRPLVSPDQLVATGCNPGGTEEPF, encoded by the coding sequence GTGCGGCGCGCCGTGCTCGCCGCCGTCGCGGCGGCGGGTGTGTTGCCGGTCGTCCTCGCACCGAGCGCGGCCGCCACCCCGGCGGGGTCCCCGCCGCCCTATGTCGACCACGTCGAATGGGCCAAGTGGGGCGACCTGTCCAGCCTGCGCGTCTACCCGACGCCGGCGGGGCGGGACACCTCCGGACGGCCCGGCGCCGCCCCCGCGGGTGAACAGGCCTGGGCCGAGGTGCTGACGTTGTCGCCCGACGCGGAGATCCCCGGGATGAAGGAACAGTTTTTCTGCCACTGGAAATTCGCCGAGATCTTCGAACCGGGCAAGACGAGCTGGAATCTGGAACCGTGGCGCCCGCTGGTCAGCCCCGACCAGCTGGTGGCCACCGGCTGCAACCCGGGCGGCACCGAAGAACCCTTCTGA
- a CDS encoding UDP-N-acetylmuramate dehydrogenase has translation MVTSTLGGVAVAERVPLAPLTTLRVGPVAARLVTCTSTDQVIDAVRAADADALVLAGGSNVVLSDDLDNLTVIRLANRGIAVDGEVVRAEAGAGWDDVVVTALAHGLGGLECLSGIPGSAGATPVQNVGAYGAEVADTLRRVRLLDRRTGDERWVTPDVLEFGYRTSILKNSSAMVVLEVEFALDKSGRSAPLRYRELAAALHVEPGERADPAAVRSAVLALRGGKGMVLDEADHDTWSVGSFFTNPVVSQAEFDRVAAAARRPVPHYPAPDGVKLAAGWLVEQAGFGKGYPGPDAPARLSTKHALALTNRGHATSADVLALARTVRDGVSAAFGIELTPEPTLIGCRL, from the coding sequence GTGGTCACTTCGACGCTAGGGGGCGTGGCGGTCGCCGAGCGGGTGCCGCTGGCGCCGCTGACCACGCTGCGCGTCGGACCGGTGGCCGCACGGCTGGTCACCTGCACCAGCACCGACCAGGTGATCGACGCCGTCCGCGCCGCCGACGCCGACGCGCTGGTGCTCGCCGGCGGCTCCAACGTGGTGCTCAGCGACGACCTCGACAACCTGACGGTCATCCGCCTCGCCAACCGCGGCATCGCCGTCGACGGCGAGGTGGTGCGGGCCGAAGCGGGCGCGGGCTGGGACGACGTCGTCGTCACGGCCCTGGCGCACGGGCTGGGCGGGCTGGAGTGCCTGTCCGGCATCCCCGGCTCGGCGGGCGCGACACCGGTGCAGAACGTCGGCGCGTACGGCGCCGAAGTCGCCGACACCCTGCGCCGGGTGCGGCTGCTGGACCGTCGCACCGGCGACGAGCGCTGGGTGACCCCTGACGTCCTCGAATTCGGCTACCGCACAAGCATTCTGAAGAATTCGTCGGCGATGGTGGTGCTCGAGGTGGAGTTCGCCCTCGACAAGTCGGGTCGCAGCGCTCCGCTGCGCTATCGCGAGCTGGCCGCCGCGCTGCACGTCGAACCAGGTGAACGCGCCGACCCGGCCGCGGTGCGGTCGGCGGTGCTCGCATTGCGCGGCGGCAAGGGCATGGTGCTCGACGAGGCCGACCACGACACGTGGAGCGTCGGATCGTTCTTCACCAACCCGGTGGTGTCGCAGGCCGAATTCGACCGCGTCGCCGCGGCGGCCCGACGACCCGTCCCGCACTATCCGGCCCCGGACGGGGTGAAACTGGCCGCCGGCTGGCTCGTCGAGCAGGCCGGTTTCGGCAAGGGCTACCCCGGCCCCGACGCGCCCGCGCGGCTGTCGACCAAGCACGCCTTGGCGTTGACCAACCGCGGTCACGCCACCAGCGCCGACGTGCTCGCGCTGGCCCGCACCGTCCGGGACGGGGTGTCGGCGGCTTTCGGGATCGAACTCACACCGGAACCAACGCTGATCGGGTGCCGCCTCTAG
- the deoC gene encoding deoxyribose-phosphate aldolase: MGSYTRAQVAALIDHTLLKPEATEHDVTALAAEAAELGVFAVCVSPTLVAAAVQALQGPQAVASVVGFPSGKHFSVVKAQEASLAAAAGAVEIDMVIDVGAALRGDTAGMRADIAAVRTAAPDTVLKVIVESAALLRLGGDEALRGACRAAEDAGADFVKTSTGFHPDGGASVHAVAVMADAVGARLGIKASGGIRTAADAAALLDAGATRLGLSASRTVLDGFG; the protein is encoded by the coding sequence ATGGGTTCCTACACCCGCGCCCAGGTGGCGGCGCTGATCGATCACACCCTGCTCAAACCCGAGGCGACCGAGCACGACGTCACCGCGTTGGCCGCCGAGGCCGCCGAACTCGGCGTGTTCGCCGTCTGCGTGTCCCCGACGCTGGTCGCCGCGGCCGTCCAGGCCCTGCAGGGGCCGCAGGCGGTGGCCTCGGTCGTGGGATTCCCGTCCGGAAAGCACTTCTCGGTCGTCAAGGCGCAGGAGGCGTCGTTGGCGGCGGCCGCCGGCGCCGTCGAGATCGACATGGTGATCGACGTCGGCGCCGCGCTGCGCGGCGACACCGCCGGAATGCGTGCCGATATCGCCGCCGTGCGCACCGCCGCGCCCGATACCGTGCTCAAGGTCATCGTCGAGTCCGCGGCGCTGCTGCGTCTCGGTGGCGATGAAGCGCTGCGTGGCGCCTGCCGGGCCGCCGAGGACGCCGGCGCGGACTTCGTGAAGACCTCCACCGGTTTTCATCCCGACGGCGGCGCCTCGGTGCATGCGGTCGCGGTGATGGCCGACGCGGTGGGCGCCCGCCTGGGCATCAAGGCCAGCGGCGGGATTCGCACGGCCGCCGATGCCGCGGCGCTGCTCGACGCCGGCGCGACCCGGCTGGGCCTGTCCGCCAGCCGGACCGTGCTGGACGGCTTCGGCTAG
- a CDS encoding carbon-nitrogen hydrolase family protein, translating into MRIALAQIRSSDEPTANLALVEEYTRQAVDAGASLVLFPEATMCRFGVPLAPIAEPFDGPWASGVRAIAQRAGVVVVAGMFVPADHGRVTNTLIATGPGVDARYDKIHLYDAFGFTESKTVAPGTEPCLITVDGVTVGLTLCYDIRFPELYVELAERGAEVITAHASWGTGPGKLDQWTLLARARAIDTSSVVAAVGQAYPGDELAKLGPTGVGGSVVASALGEVVASAGADPQLLVCDVDLDAARKARATVAVMDNRSAFAHVGKAESRA; encoded by the coding sequence ATGCGTATCGCACTGGCCCAGATCCGCAGCAGCGACGAGCCGACCGCCAACCTCGCCCTGGTCGAGGAGTACACCCGGCAGGCCGTGGATGCCGGCGCGTCGCTGGTGCTGTTCCCGGAGGCGACGATGTGCCGGTTCGGCGTACCGCTGGCCCCGATCGCCGAACCGTTCGACGGCCCGTGGGCTTCCGGGGTGCGCGCGATCGCGCAGCGGGCCGGCGTCGTCGTGGTCGCGGGGATGTTCGTGCCGGCCGACCACGGTCGCGTCACCAACACGCTGATCGCCACCGGGCCCGGCGTCGACGCACGGTACGACAAGATCCACCTCTACGACGCGTTCGGATTCACCGAGTCCAAGACCGTCGCGCCCGGCACCGAGCCCTGCCTCATCACCGTCGACGGCGTGACCGTCGGGTTGACGTTGTGCTACGACATCCGCTTCCCCGAGCTCTACGTCGAGCTGGCCGAACGCGGGGCCGAGGTGATCACCGCGCACGCGTCGTGGGGCACCGGTCCCGGCAAACTCGACCAATGGACCCTGCTGGCCCGCGCCCGGGCCATCGACACCAGCAGCGTGGTCGCCGCGGTGGGACAGGCCTACCCCGGCGACGAGCTGGCCAAGCTGGGCCCGACCGGCGTGGGGGGCAGTGTGGTCGCGTCGGCGCTGGGCGAGGTGGTCGCGTCAGCGGGCGCCGACCCGCAGCTTCTGGTCTGCGACGTCGACCTCGACGCGGCCCGCAAGGCACGCGCCACCGTCGCGGTCATGGACAACCGCTCAGCGTTCGCTCATGTCGGTAAGGCAGAATCGCGGGCGTGA
- a CDS encoding L,D-transpeptidase — MSSAHPALSRRRALAALAVGVVAPGALAACGSGGGPLGDVADDAPAQPKVTFDPADAAQEVNPTARIAVRVEDGTLADIRLTNTNGKVVAGEVNPERTSFTVTEPLGYGMTYTWSGRALGADGATVPVAGAFTTVSPATQVNGRFQLADGQTVGVAAPIILQFNASIPESARAQVEKALTVTTSPQVEGGWAWLPDEAAGSRAHWRTREYYPAGTTVHVDAKLYGVPFGDGAYGAADSTLDFAIGRRQVVKAEAGSHRIQVLDGAGAVIMDFPCSYGEGDLDRNVTRSGVHVVTEKYEDFYMTNPAAGYANVRERFAVRISNNGEFIHANPASLGSQGNSNVTNGCINLSLEDAEQYFHTAVYGDPVEVTGTRLQLSYADGDIWDWAVPWEEWVAMSALSDRKSPDTIPDTAPVTPSQAPQPAGARPGG, encoded by the coding sequence GTGAGTTCTGCACACCCGGCGCTGAGCAGGCGCCGCGCGTTGGCCGCACTGGCCGTCGGGGTGGTCGCACCCGGCGCACTGGCGGCCTGCGGGTCCGGCGGCGGGCCGCTCGGCGACGTCGCCGACGATGCCCCCGCGCAGCCGAAGGTCACCTTCGACCCGGCCGACGCGGCGCAGGAGGTCAACCCCACCGCCCGTATCGCGGTGCGCGTCGAGGACGGCACCCTCGCCGACATCCGCCTGACCAACACCAACGGCAAGGTGGTGGCGGGGGAGGTGAACCCGGAGCGGACGTCGTTCACGGTCACCGAGCCACTGGGTTACGGCATGACCTACACCTGGTCGGGCAGGGCACTGGGCGCCGACGGCGCCACCGTGCCGGTGGCGGGCGCATTCACCACCGTCAGCCCGGCCACCCAGGTCAACGGCCGCTTCCAGCTCGCCGACGGCCAGACGGTGGGGGTCGCCGCCCCGATCATCCTGCAGTTCAACGCGTCGATCCCGGAGTCGGCCCGCGCGCAGGTGGAGAAGGCTCTCACGGTCACCACCAGCCCGCAGGTCGAGGGTGGCTGGGCCTGGCTGCCCGACGAGGCCGCCGGATCCCGCGCGCACTGGCGGACCCGCGAGTACTACCCGGCCGGCACCACGGTGCACGTCGACGCGAAGCTCTACGGGGTGCCGTTCGGCGACGGCGCCTACGGCGCGGCCGACTCCACGCTGGACTTCGCCATCGGCCGCCGCCAGGTCGTCAAGGCCGAGGCCGGCAGCCACCGCATCCAGGTGCTCGACGGCGCCGGCGCGGTGATCATGGACTTCCCGTGCAGCTACGGCGAGGGCGACCTGGACCGCAACGTCACCCGCAGCGGCGTGCACGTGGTCACCGAGAAGTACGAGGACTTCTACATGACCAACCCGGCGGCCGGCTACGCCAACGTGCGGGAACGGTTCGCGGTGCGGATCTCCAACAACGGCGAGTTCATCCACGCCAACCCGGCCAGCCTGGGCTCCCAGGGCAACAGCAACGTCACCAACGGTTGCATCAACCTGTCGCTGGAAGACGCCGAGCAGTACTTCCACACCGCGGTCTACGGCGATCCGGTCGAGGTCACCGGCACCCGGCTCCAACTGTCCTACGCCGACGGTGACATCTGGGACTGGGCGGTCCCGTGGGAGGAGTGGGTGGCGATGTCGGCGTTGTCCGACCGGAAGTCGCCGGACACCATTCCCGACACCGCGCCGGTGACGCCGTCGCAGGCGCCCCAGCCGGCCGGGGCCCGACCCGGCGGCTAG
- a CDS encoding SDR family oxidoreductase, producing the protein MTTPTDTRRVAVVTGASAGIGAATARTLAAQGFHVVCVARREAPIQALAAEIDGTAIVADVTDATAVAAMAGRLDRVDVLVNNAGGARGLEPVADADIDHWRWMWEANVLGTLHVTRALLGKLIDSGDGLIVTVTSIAAVEIYDNGGGYTSAKHAQGVLHRTLRSELLGKPVRLTEVAPGMVKTDFSLNRFSGDAERAEKVYEGVTPLVAEDIAEVIGFVASRPSHVDLDLIVVRPRDQVSGAAGSRFHRVT; encoded by the coding sequence ATGACGACGCCTACTGACACCCGCCGAGTCGCCGTGGTCACCGGCGCCAGCGCCGGAATCGGCGCGGCCACTGCGAGAACCCTTGCCGCACAGGGCTTTCACGTGGTCTGCGTGGCCCGCCGGGAGGCCCCGATCCAGGCGCTGGCCGCGGAGATCGACGGCACCGCGATCGTGGCCGACGTCACCGACGCGACGGCGGTGGCGGCGATGGCCGGCCGGCTGGACCGGGTGGACGTGCTGGTCAACAACGCCGGCGGGGCCCGCGGGCTGGAGCCGGTGGCCGATGCGGACATCGACCACTGGCGGTGGATGTGGGAGGCCAACGTGCTGGGCACCCTGCACGTCACCCGCGCGCTGCTGGGAAAGCTGATCGACTCCGGCGACGGCCTGATCGTCACGGTCACCTCCATCGCGGCGGTGGAGATCTACGACAACGGCGGCGGATACACCTCGGCCAAGCACGCCCAAGGCGTGCTGCACCGCACGCTGCGCAGCGAGCTGCTCGGAAAACCGGTGCGGCTGACCGAGGTCGCGCCCGGGATGGTCAAGACCGACTTCTCGCTGAACCGCTTCTCCGGCGACGCCGAACGCGCCGAGAAGGTCTACGAGGGCGTCACCCCGCTGGTGGCCGAGGACATCGCCGAGGTGATCGGCTTCGTCGCCAGCCGGCCCTCGCACGTCGACCTGGACTTGATCGTGGTCCGCCCGCGCGACCAGGTCAGCGGCGCGGCCGGTTCCCGCTTCCACCGGGTCACCTAG
- the mshA gene encoding D-inositol-3-phosphate glycosyltransferase, with protein sequence MSLATDPSGLPQPRRVAVLSVHTSPLAQPGTGDAGGMNVYVLHTALELARRGVDVEIFTRATSSADPPVVKVAPGVLVRNVVAGPFEGLDKNDLPTQLCAFTAGVLRAEATHEPGYYDVVHSHYWLSGQVGWLAADRWAVPLVHTAHTLAAVKNASLADGDSPEPPMRSIGEQQVADEADRLIVNTEHEAQQLVSLHHADPARIDVVHPGVDLDTFTPGERAVARAQLGLPVDEPIVAFVGRIQPLKAPDVLLRAAARLPGVRVVIAGGPSGSGLATPERLVHLAAELGITERVTFLPPQSREDLVRVYRAADIVAVPSYSESFGLVAVEAQACGTPVVAAAVGGLPVAVRDGASGALVDGHDIDDWAATLARVFAGDPAGMTTAAVEHAATFSWRHTVDALLDSYGRAMADHRDAKAADATALSAVRQGRRFSLRRGVSA encoded by the coding sequence GTGTCTCTAGCGACCGATCCGTCCGGACTGCCGCAGCCGCGCCGGGTGGCGGTGCTGTCCGTGCACACCTCGCCACTGGCCCAGCCGGGAACCGGCGACGCGGGCGGCATGAACGTCTACGTGCTGCACACGGCGCTCGAGTTGGCCCGCCGCGGCGTGGACGTGGAGATCTTCACCCGGGCGACGTCCTCGGCCGACCCGCCGGTGGTGAAGGTGGCTCCCGGCGTGCTGGTGCGCAACGTGGTGGCCGGACCGTTCGAGGGGCTGGACAAGAACGACCTGCCGACCCAGCTGTGCGCGTTCACCGCGGGGGTGCTGCGGGCCGAGGCGACGCACGAGCCGGGCTATTACGACGTGGTGCATTCGCACTACTGGCTGTCCGGTCAGGTGGGCTGGCTGGCCGCCGATCGCTGGGCTGTGCCGCTGGTCCACACCGCGCATACCCTGGCCGCGGTCAAGAACGCGTCGCTGGCCGACGGGGACAGTCCCGAACCGCCGATGCGGTCCATCGGGGAGCAACAGGTCGCCGACGAGGCCGACCGGCTCATCGTCAACACCGAACATGAGGCGCAGCAACTGGTCTCGCTGCATCACGCAGACCCGGCCCGCATCGACGTCGTGCACCCCGGCGTCGACCTCGACACGTTCACCCCCGGCGAACGCGCAGTGGCACGGGCCCAGCTGGGGTTGCCCGTCGACGAGCCGATCGTCGCGTTCGTCGGCCGCATCCAGCCGCTCAAAGCTCCCGACGTGTTGCTGCGCGCGGCCGCGCGGTTGCCCGGGGTCCGGGTGGTCATCGCCGGCGGACCGTCGGGAAGCGGACTGGCCACCCCGGAGCGCCTGGTTCACCTGGCCGCCGAGCTGGGTATCACCGAGCGTGTGACTTTCCTTCCCCCGCAGTCCCGAGAGGACCTGGTCCGCGTCTACCGCGCCGCCGACATCGTCGCCGTCCCGAGCTATTCGGAGTCGTTCGGGCTGGTCGCGGTGGAGGCGCAGGCCTGCGGTACGCCGGTCGTCGCCGCGGCGGTGGGCGGGCTACCGGTCGCGGTACGCGACGGCGCCAGCGGAGCCCTGGTCGACGGCCACGACATCGACGACTGGGCCGCCACGCTCGCACGGGTGTTCGCCGGCGACCCGGCCGGGATGACCACGGCCGCGGTCGAGCACGCCGCCACGTTCTCGTGGAGGCACACCGTCGATGCGCTGCTGGACAGCTACGGACGTGCCATGGCCGATCACCGGGACGCGAAGGCGGCCGATGCGACGGCACTCTCCGCGGTGCGCCAGGGCCGCCGCTTCTCGCTGCGGCGCGGGGTGTCGGCATGA
- a CDS encoding LmeA family phospholipid-binding protein — protein MTDPWARQPQQPGPPPPQFPPNAPQGSAPGTAPGYPPPPTDHEESSLPAKLKNFFSDPLSVVLAVVIVVALVFAGFLAVELYARNRADSVVAGVVECVVQDDAEASFGALPPFLLQHVSGHYTNIRIETAGNQVRDAQGMKVELDINDVRLEDSATSSGTVGSLLAHITWSAEGIKQTIQGAIPLVGSFVNGVTTNPSDGTIELEGALGSITARPQVVDGGIALQVQRVTGLGFTLPREAVQPALDAFTSELTQNYPMDIKADSVEVTDSGVVSQFSTRNATIPKQSQDPCFSGL, from the coding sequence GTGACCGATCCCTGGGCCCGTCAGCCTCAGCAACCCGGCCCACCGCCACCACAGTTCCCCCCGAACGCTCCGCAGGGTTCGGCACCGGGCACCGCACCCGGGTATCCGCCGCCCCCGACCGACCACGAGGAGTCCTCGTTGCCGGCCAAGCTGAAGAACTTTTTCTCCGACCCGCTGTCGGTCGTCCTGGCGGTCGTGATCGTCGTGGCCCTGGTGTTCGCCGGGTTCCTCGCCGTCGAGCTGTATGCGCGCAACCGCGCCGACTCGGTGGTGGCGGGCGTGGTCGAGTGCGTCGTTCAGGACGACGCCGAAGCGTCGTTCGGCGCCCTGCCGCCCTTCCTGCTGCAGCACGTATCGGGGCACTACACCAATATCCGGATCGAGACCGCGGGCAATCAGGTCCGCGATGCCCAGGGCATGAAGGTCGAGCTGGACATCAACGACGTCCGGCTGGAGGACTCCGCCACCTCCAGCGGCACGGTGGGGTCGTTGCTGGCCCACATCACCTGGAGCGCCGAAGGCATCAAGCAGACCATTCAGGGCGCCATCCCGCTGGTGGGCAGTTTCGTCAACGGCGTGACCACCAACCCCAGCGACGGCACCATCGAGCTCGAGGGTGCGCTGGGCAGCATCACCGCGCGCCCGCAGGTCGTCGACGGCGGCATCGCGCTGCAGGTGCAGCGCGTCACCGGTCTGGGCTTCACCTTGCCGCGCGAAGCCGTCCAGCCCGCACTCGACGCGTTCACCTCCGAGCTGACGCAGAACTACCCCATGGACATCAAGGCCGACTCGGTCGAGGTCACCGATTCCGGTGTGGTGAGCCAATTCTCGACCCGCAACGCCACCATCCCGAAGCAGTCGCAGGACCCCTGCTTCAGCGGGCTGTGA
- a CDS encoding helix-turn-helix domain-containing protein produces the protein MAQEENLAAVVSNAAQDIGSFIRSQREAAQVSVRQLAEKAGVSNPYLSQIERGLRKPSADVLNQIAKALRVSAEVLYIQAGILEPSETSEVRDAIVTDTAINERQKQVLLDIYTSFCQQNEAALDAAGALDTVSNPDEESTTEAKRPLAITNSVLIDPTHVN, from the coding sequence ATGGCGCAGGAGGAGAATCTCGCCGCTGTCGTGTCCAACGCTGCGCAGGACATCGGTTCGTTCATCCGGAGCCAACGGGAGGCCGCCCAGGTCTCCGTGCGGCAGTTGGCCGAGAAGGCCGGTGTCAGCAATCCGTACCTCAGCCAGATCGAGCGCGGTCTCCGGAAGCCGTCGGCGGACGTGCTCAACCAGATCGCCAAGGCGCTGCGCGTCTCTGCGGAAGTGCTCTACATCCAGGCTGGGATTCTCGAGCCGAGTGAGACGAGCGAGGTTCGGGACGCGATCGTCACCGACACGGCGATCAATGAACGGCAGAAGCAGGTGTTGCTCGACATCTACACCTCGTTCTGTCAGCAGAACGAGGCGGCCCTTGACGCAGCAGGGGCGCTCGACACTGTCAGCAACCCAGACGAGGAGTCGACCACTGAAGCCAAACGCCCATTAGCAATTACGAACTCAGTGTTGATTGACCCCACGCACGTGAATTGA
- a CDS encoding heparin-binding hemagglutinin — MADDKNQFDIDDLKAPLLAAVGAADLALERVNEIVATLRERAGEARTDAETRVEESRARINRLQEDLPSQYADLRGRLSSEELRKFAETYADAAQTTYNKLVERGEAALERLRAQPALEEAASRVEGYTDQAVELTQEALGNVASQTRAVGERAAKLVGVELPKRAEETAEPVKQAAEKAPAKKAPAKKAPAKKAAAKKAPAKKAPAKKVTQK, encoded by the coding sequence ATGGCTGATGACAAGAACCAGTTCGACATCGACGATCTGAAGGCTCCGCTGCTCGCCGCCGTCGGCGCCGCGGACCTCGCCCTCGAGCGCGTCAACGAGATCGTCGCGACGCTGCGCGAGCGCGCCGGCGAGGCTCGCACCGACGCCGAGACCCGCGTCGAGGAGAGCCGCGCCCGGATCAACCGGCTGCAGGAGGACCTGCCCAGCCAGTACGCCGACCTGCGCGGACGGCTCAGCTCGGAGGAACTGCGCAAGTTCGCCGAGACCTACGCCGACGCCGCGCAGACCACCTACAACAAGCTGGTCGAGCGTGGCGAGGCCGCGCTGGAGCGGCTGCGTGCCCAGCCGGCGCTGGAAGAGGCCGCCAGCCGGGTCGAGGGATACACCGACCAGGCCGTCGAGCTGACCCAGGAGGCGCTGGGCAACGTCGCGTCGCAGACCCGCGCGGTCGGTGAGCGGGCCGCCAAGCTGGTCGGCGTGGAACTGCCCAAGCGCGCCGAGGAGACCGCCGAGCCGGTCAAGCAGGCCGCTGAGAAGGCTCCGGCCAAGAAGGCTCCGGCCAAGAAGGCCCCCGCCAAGAAGGCTGCGGCGAAGAAGGCCCCCGCCAAGAAGGCTCCGGCCAAGAAGGTCACCCAGAAGTAA
- a CDS encoding DUF2505 domain-containing protein, with protein MPRSFDLAAEYEGTVEQVHRAFSDEQYWLVRLEDSGADHVRLDEMTIEDSGAIRVRTTQILRADRLPAVVTQFHRGDLSFVREEMWTPVVDGQASAVVSGSIPGAPASLTGNALLLPAPEGVRARLDLTAVVEVRVPLVGGKIENFIGNQLVDLLIAEQRFTTGWITENS; from the coding sequence ATGCCGCGTTCATTCGACTTGGCCGCCGAATACGAGGGCACCGTCGAACAGGTTCACCGCGCCTTCAGCGACGAGCAGTACTGGTTGGTGCGCCTGGAGGATTCCGGCGCCGACCACGTGCGGCTCGACGAGATGACCATCGAGGACTCGGGAGCCATCCGGGTCCGGACCACCCAGATCCTGCGGGCCGACCGGTTGCCGGCCGTGGTGACGCAGTTCCACCGCGGAGACCTCAGTTTCGTGCGCGAAGAGATGTGGACACCCGTCGTCGACGGGCAGGCCAGCGCGGTGGTCAGCGGCTCCATCCCCGGTGCCCCGGCCAGCCTCACCGGCAACGCGCTGCTGCTCCCGGCTCCCGAAGGCGTCCGTGCGCGATTGGACCTCACCGCCGTCGTCGAGGTCCGCGTCCCGTTGGTCGGCGGCAAGATCGAGAACTTCATCGGCAACCAGCTGGTGGACCTGCTGATCGCCGAGCAGCGATTCACCACGGGGTGGATCACCGAGAACAGCTGA
- a CDS encoding DUF2516 family protein, translating to MILADLAGVIILALTLIVLVVGVYSFVHAAMQRPDAYTAADKLSKPAWLAILGISILLLLLFRGVFGAAIAAVAAGVYLVDVRPRILEVQGKSR from the coding sequence GTGATACTTGCCGACCTTGCGGGCGTCATCATTTTGGCGTTGACCCTGATCGTTCTGGTCGTGGGTGTGTACTCGTTCGTGCACGCCGCGATGCAGCGACCGGATGCCTACACCGCAGCCGATAAACTCAGCAAGCCCGCTTGGCTGGCGATCCTGGGTATCAGCATCCTGTTGCTCCTGCTGTTCCGCGGCGTGTTCGGCGCGGCCATCGCGGCCGTCGCCGCGGGCGTCTACCTCGTCGATGTTCGGCCGAGAATCCTCGAGGTGCAAGGGAAGTCACGATAG